One genomic window of Haloferax mediterranei ATCC 33500 includes the following:
- a CDS encoding P-loop NTPase family protein yields MRLEDYWGVGPKTSTRLESALGTEGAVAAIESADVRALVDAGVTRGRAVRILRRADGKSGIDALATRDARDVYDDLLSLASDRALTEHAADRIRVLTPLPTVEERRERLDRVLAAKDAWAALDDDARASVEEAFRAYDEAGETERAAVHAALELREAGLRGETFDALDEADPDALRDALGALGYVDNDGSVAPGADDRLDRMRDRLETAKDLESGSFDVLETIQSRGVRSLDDFRSAFVEYIAQETDLSRGEVESTAAEDARDATDFVSTSLHALVDELEADVDEREATVAEELRDRIWAARDDVDLAVEAVDEVALSLSLARFALEYDLTRPTIAETGLAVCGARNLFIDEPQPVSYAVGDHDLSCSSGPVPPTGDRVSVLTGANSGGKTTLLETLSQVAILASMGLPVPADSALVGQFDSLVFHRRHASFNAGVLESTLKSIVPPLSGAGRTLMLVDEFEAITEPGRAADLLNGLVNLTVERDAFGVYVTHLADELSPLPPEARIDGIFAEGLTDELDLRVDYQPRFGTVGKSTPEFIVSRLVANAGDRAERAGFEALAAAVGEEAVQKTLSDAEFAG; encoded by the coding sequence ATGCGACTCGAAGACTACTGGGGGGTTGGCCCGAAAACGTCGACTCGGCTGGAATCGGCGCTCGGCACGGAGGGCGCAGTTGCCGCCATCGAGTCAGCCGACGTGCGGGCGCTCGTTGACGCCGGCGTCACCCGCGGACGGGCAGTCCGCATTCTCAGACGCGCCGACGGCAAGAGCGGTATCGATGCGCTCGCAACTCGCGATGCGAGAGACGTGTACGACGACCTGCTGTCGCTCGCGAGCGACCGCGCACTGACGGAGCACGCCGCAGACCGCATCCGCGTGCTGACGCCGCTTCCGACCGTCGAGGAGCGCCGAGAGCGACTCGACCGCGTCCTCGCCGCCAAGGACGCGTGGGCTGCCCTCGACGATGACGCTCGCGCGTCCGTCGAGGAAGCCTTCCGGGCCTACGACGAGGCGGGCGAGACCGAGCGCGCTGCCGTCCACGCCGCACTCGAACTCCGGGAGGCCGGTCTCCGAGGCGAGACGTTCGACGCGCTCGACGAGGCCGACCCCGACGCCCTCCGCGATGCGCTCGGTGCGCTCGGCTACGTCGACAACGACGGGTCGGTCGCCCCCGGTGCGGACGACCGCCTCGACCGCATGCGCGACCGCCTCGAAACGGCGAAAGACCTCGAATCTGGCTCGTTCGACGTGCTCGAAACTATCCAGTCGCGCGGTGTCCGGTCGCTCGACGATTTCCGGTCCGCGTTCGTGGAGTACATCGCACAGGAGACCGACCTCTCTCGTGGCGAGGTCGAGTCGACCGCGGCGGAGGACGCCCGCGATGCGACCGACTTCGTGAGCACGTCGCTTCACGCTCTCGTGGACGAACTCGAAGCCGACGTTGACGAGCGCGAAGCGACCGTCGCCGAGGAACTCCGCGACCGTATCTGGGCCGCCCGCGACGACGTCGACCTCGCCGTCGAAGCGGTGGACGAAGTCGCGCTCTCGCTGTCACTTGCGCGGTTCGCCCTCGAATACGACCTCACGCGACCCACGATTGCCGAGACGGGACTGGCGGTTTGTGGCGCGCGGAATCTCTTTATCGACGAACCACAGCCCGTCTCGTACGCCGTCGGCGACCACGACCTCTCGTGTTCGTCCGGGCCGGTTCCGCCGACTGGCGACCGAGTCTCGGTCCTCACCGGGGCGAACAGCGGTGGGAAAACGACGCTTCTGGAGACGCTCTCGCAGGTGGCGATTCTCGCGTCGATGGGGCTTCCCGTCCCCGCCGACTCGGCGCTCGTGGGCCAGTTCGACTCGCTCGTGTTCCACCGACGCCACGCGAGTTTCAACGCGGGCGTCCTCGAATCGACCCTGAAATCCATCGTGCCGCCGCTGTCCGGAGCGGGACGAACATTGATGCTCGTCGACGAGTTCGAGGCCATCACCGAACCCGGCCGTGCGGCGGACCTTCTCAACGGATTGGTGAATCTCACAGTCGAGCGCGACGCCTTCGGCGTCTACGTGACGCACCTCGCAGACGAACTGAGCCCGCTCCCACCCGAAGCTCGAATCGACGGCATCTTCGCGGAGGGACTGACCGACGAGTTGGACCTTCGCGTCGACTACCAACCGCGGTTCGGCACCGTCGGCAAATCCACGCCGGAGTTCATCGTTTCGCGGTTAGTGGCGAATGCCGGTGACCGAGCGGAACGTGCCGGATTCGAGGCGTTGGCGGCGGCGGTGGGTGAAGAAGCGGTACAAAAGACACTGTCCGACGCTGAGTTCGCCGGGTGA
- a CDS encoding sensor histidine kinase, whose translation MPGDSQTQGGTSSTTERELQERLGILATFNEVIADVNETIVDASARADIEQQVCERLVQTDELRFAWVGVVDDATDAVEPRTWAGVEDGYLDEMNVSVAASRPGGNGPVGRAIRTNSVQTTHSIPDDSDFGPFREIAVERGYRSAASVPLVYDDTRYGVLTMYAEHEGAFTPELVEPVSNLGHAVAHGIDTHVRRERERELERREEIFSRIVEDIEEYAIFRLDADGCVESWNRGATAIKGYSIDDILGEHIRTFYTDENREAGRPSQLLERARREGRVEDEGWLVRADGTRFWAAIAITALTDDDGKVNGFAKVTRDMTERKRREQQLDAVFNSTFQYIGLVEPDGTVLKVNDAALDLVNADRDDIVGLLAWETPWWNGDEERMADLQEALDRAKDGEFVRYEVEVDGSCGDRAAVIDFSVTPVFEDGAVSLLVLEGHDITTRKERERELRREQERLEFVNRIIRHNLLNGLNVVGARADIVGDFVEPAGQTHLDTIQNRVREMTDLVGTMRTFMKVIVERESHETHPRPIHEAVEHGVKTLRTESHDVSVSVSGLSRISVVADDLLDEVIEHLLKNAVQHNDKLNPEVTVEVAPGDEVVELRVSDNGPGIPDEEKHRIVDKRIEDLSNPGNGFGLFLVREIVESYGGEIRIEDNEPSGATFVVTLPRA comes from the coding sequence ATGCCTGGTGATTCTCAGACGCAGGGTGGGACGTCGTCAACTACGGAGCGAGAGCTTCAAGAGCGCCTCGGCATCCTTGCAACGTTCAACGAGGTCATCGCAGACGTTAACGAGACCATCGTCGACGCCTCGGCGCGCGCGGACATCGAACAGCAAGTGTGTGAACGACTCGTCCAGACCGACGAACTCCGGTTCGCGTGGGTGGGTGTCGTCGACGACGCGACTGACGCTGTCGAACCGCGGACGTGGGCGGGCGTCGAAGACGGCTATCTGGACGAGATGAATGTCTCGGTGGCGGCGTCCCGTCCCGGCGGAAACGGTCCTGTCGGGCGAGCAATCCGCACGAACTCGGTCCAAACGACACACAGCATCCCCGACGACTCGGATTTCGGCCCGTTCCGTGAGATTGCGGTCGAACGGGGCTATCGCTCCGCGGCGTCAGTTCCGCTGGTCTACGACGACACACGGTACGGCGTACTCACGATGTACGCTGAACACGAAGGGGCATTCACGCCCGAGTTGGTCGAACCCGTCTCGAATCTCGGCCACGCCGTCGCCCACGGTATCGACACCCACGTCCGCCGGGAACGTGAGCGCGAACTCGAACGCCGCGAGGAAATATTCTCGCGTATCGTCGAAGACATCGAAGAGTACGCCATCTTCCGACTCGACGCGGATGGCTGCGTCGAGAGTTGGAACCGGGGAGCAACGGCCATCAAGGGCTATTCAATCGACGACATTCTCGGCGAGCACATTCGGACGTTCTACACCGACGAAAACCGCGAGGCCGGACGTCCGAGTCAACTCCTCGAACGGGCGCGCCGCGAGGGTCGCGTCGAAGACGAAGGCTGGCTCGTCCGCGCGGACGGCACGCGGTTCTGGGCTGCTATCGCTATCACCGCGTTAACCGACGACGACGGGAAGGTCAACGGATTCGCCAAAGTAACCCGCGATATGACCGAACGAAAGCGCCGTGAGCAACAGTTAGACGCGGTATTCAACAGTACGTTCCAGTACATCGGGCTTGTCGAACCGGACGGGACCGTTCTCAAAGTGAACGACGCGGCGCTCGACCTCGTCAACGCCGACCGCGACGACATCGTTGGATTGCTCGCGTGGGAGACGCCGTGGTGGAACGGCGACGAAGAACGCATGGCCGACCTACAGGAAGCACTCGACCGCGCGAAAGACGGCGAGTTCGTCCGCTACGAGGTCGAAGTCGACGGGTCCTGCGGGGACCGTGCGGCGGTGATTGACTTCTCCGTGACGCCCGTCTTCGAGGACGGTGCAGTCTCGCTTCTCGTGCTCGAAGGCCACGACATCACCACCCGAAAAGAACGAGAACGCGAACTTCGACGCGAGCAAGAACGGTTGGAGTTCGTGAATCGAATCATCCGGCACAATCTCCTCAACGGTCTCAACGTGGTCGGAGCGCGTGCAGACATCGTCGGGGACTTCGTCGAACCAGCGGGCCAGACCCATCTCGACACGATACAGAACCGGGTTCGCGAGATGACGGACCTCGTGGGTACGATGCGGACGTTCATGAAAGTCATCGTCGAGCGCGAATCCCACGAGACGCACCCGCGGCCGATTCACGAAGCCGTCGAACACGGGGTGAAGACGCTCAGAACCGAATCACACGATGTTTCGGTATCCGTCAGTGGACTCTCTCGAATCTCGGTGGTCGCCGACGACTTACTGGACGAGGTAATCGAACATCTCCTGAAAAACGCCGTCCAGCACAACGACAAGCTGAACCCGGAAGTGACCGTGGAGGTCGCGCCCGGCGACGAAGTCGTCGAGCTTCGTGTCTCCGACAACGGGCCCGGCATTCCGGACGAAGAGAAACACCGAATCGTCGACAAACGCATCGAAGACCTGTCGAATCCGGGTAACGGATTCGGACTGTTTCTCGTCCGCGAAATCGTCGAGAGCTACGGTGGCGAGATTCGAATCGAAGACAACGAACCGAGCGGTGCGACGTTCGTAGTGACGCTCCCACGGGCGTAG
- a CDS encoding UPF0058 family protein: protein MKKNELIHLHTLLVEIGGEYLEAGVASRDDLQPYYQLDIGPVALRCSRDDHEYAVRTLMTALAVCAAHDLGRDPTEVPGQHLLRDDATTRSTDQRVTSH, encoded by the coding sequence ATGAAAAAGAACGAACTAATCCACCTACACACACTGCTCGTCGAAATCGGGGGAGAGTACCTCGAAGCAGGTGTCGCCTCGCGCGACGACCTTCAACCGTACTACCAACTCGACATCGGGCCGGTGGCGCTTCGGTGTTCTCGCGATGACCACGAATATGCGGTACGGACACTCATGACTGCCCTCGCAGTCTGTGCCGCCCACGACCTCGGACGTGACCCCACCGAGGTGCCCGGACAGCACCTCCTGCGCGACGATGCAACAACCAGAAGCACCGACCAGCGCGTTACGTCTCACTAA
- a CDS encoding DUF7511 domain-containing protein, whose product MSEVPGPQDSVARTADRSGADTAGDCLLHSVVVTYRGGPDQVTLYPRRDSCCDQMEAWLTADIGAFVSLDEMC is encoded by the coding sequence ATGTCCGAAGTACCCGGCCCTCAAGATTCGGTTGCAAGGACTGCTGACCGCTCCGGTGCGGATACCGCCGGTGACTGTCTCCTCCATAGCGTCGTCGTAACCTACCGAGGAGGTCCAGATCAGGTCACCCTCTATCCCCGGCGCGACAGTTGTTGCGACCAAATGGAGGCGTGGTTGACTGCCGACATCGGCGCGTTCGTCTCGCTCGACGAAATGTGCTGA
- a CDS encoding ArsR/SmtB family transcription factor: MSGLLPSDGNVDTGGESAPRVHWLDDDETEQLIGSLSCDTAREILSCLQESPATATELAEMVDTSIQNARHHLGNLLDADLVRVAGTRYSEKGREMKVYASVSAPLVVCVGGDEDNREDFADAISSFLE, from the coding sequence ATGTCAGGGTTGCTACCGTCCGACGGGAACGTCGACACAGGTGGTGAGAGTGCTCCCCGTGTCCACTGGCTCGACGACGACGAGACGGAGCAACTCATTGGGAGCCTCTCGTGTGACACCGCCCGCGAGATACTGTCGTGTCTCCAGGAGTCGCCAGCGACGGCGACAGAACTCGCGGAGATGGTCGACACGTCCATTCAGAACGCCCGACACCACCTTGGCAACCTCCTCGATGCCGACTTAGTCCGCGTCGCCGGAACCCGCTATTCCGAGAAGGGCCGTGAGATGAAAGTGTACGCCTCTGTGAGCGCACCGCTCGTGGTCTGTGTCGGCGGCGACGAAGACAACCGGGAGGATTTCGCGGATGCCATCTCTTCGTTCCTCGAATAA
- a CDS encoding ATP-dependent DNA helicase, with protein sequence MAVATGPESVTWQEVFGHPEAYPEQADGIETAIATARDDGFAVVEGACGTGKTMLALTAGIELVRDPDSDYERVFVLTSVKQQLRQFEADLRTINENLPDEWNPVSGLTLVGKADVCPYSRQRCGGIDESTVYDRCEGLRDRTRGLVGDGGRTSAEALAKDAREQQTGLLDTGSTTAGPSYLETAGEPTPYPKSMPEYEDVEYCPFYANFLADLPDDGDPVEAVPFGFDDKGLITTDDLVSLAAGAGSCPHSVMGALLPHVEVVVGNYYHAFDPTTVGTFTGALVDDSTFVICDEAHMLEPRVRDLVSVGVGDRTLRDAESEFTRVIQPVEFDDAGKSTADADLVRGELQEADVTLRELKETRDFIRDLREELDRRVTAHLDSEYVGWRADLTELTDEEMPLRNPEEPGVDALTEWAEENGYDEGTWVRAEATGSAVAHILDSVEEDDKRRAAPAAGRALATWAYADHEKHFREIDLERTWDEMEPPESWRRAYNARLSVHNCVPGEAIAERLDDFGGGILMSATLEPIDVFQRVTGLDALADDGRPIAERTFGLGFPESNRASFAVDVPKFTHSNRGPPGEENETRLAYTDAAAEVCQRSPGNVLVGMPNYAEAEWMATVLEDRVDKPVLLDEASDDGATEELKRDFFGGNGKVLVTSLRGTLTEGVDYSGDKLSAAVVCGVPLINTSSPRTRAVKTAYDKEFGSGFETALTVPAVRKARQAIGRVIRGTDEVGVRVFVDARYARDSWNGVRDYLPEQERDEFRPVSPDMLGFGLDQFWSAIE encoded by the coding sequence ATGGCCGTCGCAACTGGACCTGAGAGCGTGACCTGGCAGGAGGTGTTCGGCCACCCGGAGGCGTACCCGGAGCAAGCCGACGGAATCGAGACTGCGATAGCGACCGCTCGCGACGACGGATTCGCCGTCGTCGAAGGCGCGTGCGGGACTGGCAAGACGATGCTGGCGCTCACCGCCGGTATCGAACTCGTCCGCGACCCCGACTCCGACTACGAACGCGTGTTCGTCCTCACGAGCGTCAAACAGCAACTCCGGCAGTTCGAAGCCGACCTCCGCACCATCAACGAGAACCTCCCCGACGAGTGGAACCCCGTCTCCGGACTCACTCTCGTCGGGAAGGCCGACGTGTGTCCCTACAGCAGACAGCGCTGCGGCGGCATCGACGAATCAACCGTCTACGACCGCTGTGAAGGTCTTCGCGACCGAACGCGCGGCCTCGTCGGCGACGGCGGCCGAACCAGCGCCGAAGCGCTCGCCAAGGACGCGAGAGAACAGCAGACCGGCCTACTCGACACCGGTTCGACCACGGCCGGACCCTCCTACCTCGAAACCGCGGGCGAACCGACGCCGTATCCGAAGTCGATGCCCGAGTACGAGGACGTGGAGTACTGCCCGTTTTACGCGAACTTCCTCGCCGACCTTCCAGACGACGGCGACCCGGTCGAAGCCGTCCCCTTCGGATTCGACGACAAAGGCCTGATTACGACCGACGACCTCGTCTCGCTCGCCGCCGGGGCGGGGTCGTGTCCACACTCCGTGATGGGTGCGCTGTTACCCCACGTCGAGGTCGTCGTCGGCAACTACTACCACGCGTTCGACCCGACGACGGTCGGAACGTTCACCGGCGCGCTCGTGGACGACTCGACGTTCGTCATCTGCGACGAGGCGCACATGCTCGAACCGCGAGTCCGCGACCTCGTCTCCGTCGGCGTCGGCGACCGAACCCTCCGCGACGCAGAAAGTGAGTTCACGCGCGTCATCCAACCCGTCGAATTCGACGACGCGGGCAAATCGACCGCCGATGCCGACCTCGTCCGCGGCGAGTTGCAGGAAGCGGACGTGACGCTCCGCGAACTAAAGGAGACGCGCGACTTCATCCGCGACCTTCGGGAGGAACTCGACCGGCGCGTGACGGCACACCTCGACAGCGAATACGTCGGTTGGCGCGCTGACTTGACCGAACTCACGGACGAGGAGATGCCGCTCCGCAACCCCGAAGAACCCGGCGTCGACGCGCTCACCGAGTGGGCCGAGGAGAACGGGTACGACGAAGGAACGTGGGTCCGCGCCGAGGCGACGGGGTCGGCAGTCGCCCACATCCTCGACTCGGTCGAAGAGGACGACAAGCGACGGGCCGCCCCTGCTGCGGGTCGCGCGCTCGCGACATGGGCCTACGCCGACCACGAAAAGCACTTCCGCGAAATCGACCTCGAACGGACGTGGGACGAGATGGAACCACCCGAATCGTGGCGACGGGCCTACAACGCCCGCCTCTCGGTTCATAACTGCGTGCCCGGCGAGGCCATCGCCGAGCGACTGGATGATTTCGGCGGTGGCATCCTGATGAGCGCGACGCTCGAACCGATAGACGTGTTCCAGCGAGTGACGGGACTCGACGCCCTCGCCGACGACGGACGGCCGATAGCCGAGCGAACCTTCGGTCTCGGCTTCCCCGAGTCGAATCGCGCGAGTTTCGCCGTCGACGTACCGAAGTTCACTCACAGCAACCGCGGTCCGCCGGGCGAGGAGAACGAAACGCGACTCGCCTACACCGATGCCGCCGCCGAAGTCTGTCAGCGGTCGCCCGGAAACGTCCTCGTCGGCATGCCGAACTACGCCGAAGCGGAGTGGATGGCGACCGTCCTCGAAGACCGCGTCGACAAGCCAGTCTTACTCGACGAAGCGTCCGACGACGGTGCGACGGAGGAACTCAAACGCGATTTCTTCGGCGGCAACGGGAAAGTGCTCGTCACGAGCCTTCGTGGCACGCTGACCGAAGGTGTCGATTACAGCGGCGACAAACTCTCCGCGGCCGTCGTCTGCGGCGTCCCGCTCATCAACACGTCGTCGCCGCGGACGCGTGCGGTGAAAACGGCGTACGACAAGGAGTTCGGCTCAGGGTTCGAGACTGCACTGACCGTCCCCGCCGTCAGAAAAGCGCGACAGGCAATCGGACGCGTCATCCGCGGTACCGACGAGGTCGGCGTCCGCGTCTTCGTGGATGCGCGCTACGCGCGCGACTCGTGGAATGGCGTCCGCGACTATCTCCCCGAACAGGAGCGAGACGAGTTCCGACCGGTCAGCCCCGACATGCTCGGGTTCGGACTCGACCAGTTCTGGTCGGCCATCGAATAG
- a CDS encoding DUF7576 family protein, with the protein MVDPTSDLEENVDPEDAPTCATCGEPIVNQSTHRVVTWVDDGTVQHRHFCDDECRDAWDDER; encoded by the coding sequence ATGGTTGATCCCACGTCCGACTTAGAAGAGAACGTAGACCCCGAAGACGCCCCGACCTGTGCGACGTGCGGCGAGCCAATCGTCAACCAATCGACGCACCGCGTCGTCACGTGGGTCGACGACGGAACAGTTCAACACCGGCACTTCTGTGATGACGAGTGTCGGGACGCGTGGGACGACGAACGATAG